The genomic segment TCGGGCTCCGTTGAAATATCTCCCGGTCTGGGCCTCAGTGATGCCATATGTGATATCGTTTCGACCGGCGGAACATTGAAAAGCAACGGTCTTAAGCCTTTTGCTGATGTAAAAACTTCTGAAGCTATCCTAGTGGGCCGAAAAGGACTGGAAGGCAATGAGATTCTGACCGAACTGGTCCAGCGTATTGAATCCGTCCTCTTAGCAAAAGAAACAAAATACGTGGTGCTGAATGTCGAAAAGAAAAACTTACCGGCCATTACTTCCCTATTGCACGGTGTCAAAAGTCCGACGGTGGTGCCGCTTGCAGAAGAAGGCTGGGTAGCCGTACATACCGTGATTACAGAAGACGATTTCTGGGATAAGATCAATAAACTAAAGGCTGAGGGGGCTCAGGGTATCGTTGTGATGCCGATCGAAAAAATTATTTTATAATACTTGATGCGCAAACTATCATGTTAACAACATACGACTACGGATCCCTAGGACGAGAAGATCTACAGCGCTTGACTGCGCGAAACACAGATCCGAACAATACCATCCAAGAAGTGGTCCACGATATCATCCAGCAGGTGCAGAAACAAGGAGACTCTATTTTACGTGACTACGCGGCTAAATTTGACAAAGTTCAACTTGACAAGCTCTATCTGGACGAGCAGGATATTGACGAACTGGCATCGACCATCCACCGGGACCAACAGCGTGCCCTGGAAATCGCTTTCCAGAACATTCACCGTTTCCACAGTATACAATTAAAGCGCGAGCGCGCGGTAGAAACCATGCCCGGCGTAAAATGCTGGCGCGAAATACGCCCCATAGAAAAAGTAGGACTTTATATTCCTGGCGGCTCGGCAGTATTGCCCTCTACCCTACTGATGCTAGGCATACCAGCCAAAATCGCTGGCTGCAAAGAGATTGTAGTCTGCTCACCGCCTCAGGCTAACGGAAAAATCAACGGATTTGTAGCCTACTGCTTAAAGCTGCTCAAAATCAACCGGATTTATTTGGTCGGCGGAGCACAAGCTGTGGCAGCCATGGCTTTCGGCACGCAGACGATTCCAAAAGTTGACAAAATATTCGGTCCGGGCAACCAATTTGTCACCAAAGCCAAGTCCCTTATACAAGGATTGACCAACTGCAGCATAGATATGCCTGCTGGCCCCTCAGAAGTACTTGTTATCGCCGACGGATCCGCCACAGCTGCTTTTGTGGCTGCGGATCTACTGGCGCAGGCTGAGCATGGTGTTGACAGTCAAGCAGTATTAGTCGCTACCTCCTCTGAAATCGTGGATCGGGTCAATGCAGAACTCGCCAGCCAACTGGAGGTCCTGCCGCGGAAAGCGCTCGCAGCGAAAGCAATGGAAAACTCCTATGCGGTGGTCGTAGCCAACCTTGAAGAAGCCATGCAGTTTTCCAATGAATACGCTCCTGAACATCTTATCCTGGAAACGGATCAATGGGAGTCTCTGACCCGGTACATCAGCAATGCCGGCTCTGTATTCTTAGGGCACCTGACGCCGGAAAGCGCTGGGGACTATGCTTCCGGAACCAATCATACCCTACCGACATCGGGCTATGCCCGCTCGTACTCAGGGGTGTCCGTGGATTCCTTTGTGAAGAAAATTACCTTTCAGCATATCAATGAAACGGGTCTCCAGCAGATCGGCTCCACGGTGGAAATTCTCGCCGAGCTAGAAGGCTTACAGGCACATAAAAATGCGATCAGTATCCGGAAAAGCGAGACTAACTGATGGATACTTCGCTAATGTAAAAAAGTCGGTTTCGTTATAAACCGACTTTTTTACATTGCCTAAGTGAGAGCCATCACAGCCTATCTTCCAAAGGTATCATAATTGTCAGTAGCATATTTCTCAAATCTGGTCAATAGTGCGATATTATCTTTTTCAAGCTGGCTTAATGCCCCACTCACATCCTTAGAAACCGGCACGTACCAATCCACAGGGTCAAAAAACTGGCGGATACTGGGTTTCGTAAAAGCATAACCGTGCCTGGCGAAAATCGTATTGCGGATAATTTCTAAATCCAGTTTTTTGAGATTTTTCACATCCTTCTCCGTCAGTTTCTGTTTGGATGCGTTAATACTGAATACCGCAGGAGAAGCCGACCGATAGTATTCCATGACGTAAGTATATGTTGAATCGCCATCCTGATCGGTTGCTTCTTCCCGTTTCGCATTGATCCAATCGACCAGCGTACCGTATTCATCGTCCTGCTTATTGAGCATGAGGTTAGGATTATAG from the Sphingobacterium thalpophilum genome contains:
- the hisG gene encoding ATP phosphoribosyltransferase yields the protein MKNLKIAIQKSGRLNEKSVQLLKNCGLDFENYKSSLITTVGNFPLEILFLRDDDIPGYVEQGIADLGIVGENIIDETESKVEYLKRLGFGKCTLKLAIPKDSSIEDLRDLNGKAIATSYPNILRNFLTAYNIEADIRLISGSVEISPGLGLSDAICDIVSTGGTLKSNGLKPFADVKTSEAILVGRKGLEGNEILTELVQRIESVLLAKETKYVVLNVEKKNLPAITSLLHGVKSPTVVPLAEEGWVAVHTVITEDDFWDKINKLKAEGAQGIVVMPIEKIIL
- the hisD gene encoding histidinol dehydrogenase, giving the protein MLTTYDYGSLGREDLQRLTARNTDPNNTIQEVVHDIIQQVQKQGDSILRDYAAKFDKVQLDKLYLDEQDIDELASTIHRDQQRALEIAFQNIHRFHSIQLKRERAVETMPGVKCWREIRPIEKVGLYIPGGSAVLPSTLLMLGIPAKIAGCKEIVVCSPPQANGKINGFVAYCLKLLKINRIYLVGGAQAVAAMAFGTQTIPKVDKIFGPGNQFVTKAKSLIQGLTNCSIDMPAGPSEVLVIADGSATAAFVAADLLAQAEHGVDSQAVLVATSSEIVDRVNAELASQLEVLPRKALAAKAMENSYAVVVANLEEAMQFSNEYAPEHLILETDQWESLTRYISNAGSVFLGHLTPESAGDYASGTNHTLPTSGYARSYSGVSVDSFVKKITFQHINETGLQQIGSTVEILAELEGLQAHKNAISIRKSETN